The following proteins come from a genomic window of Mycobacterium sp. DL:
- the ampC gene encoding class C beta-lactamase yields the protein MSIAGPAAARPDAVAAAVDEAFGPLLAEYGIPGMAVAVTVDGRQHHFTYGVASRQSAAPVTSETIFEIGSLSKTFTATAATYAQALGRISLNEHPGTYLPELAGRAIDKATLLNLGTYTAGGLPLQFPTDVTDDAQMQTYFQQWTPDAAPGEQRRYSNPSIGLLGRVTAISMNSSFTDLLQGQVFPRLGLSRSYIEVPQSQIDGYAWGYDADDVPTRVSPGVLDAEAYGVKSTAADMLRFVEANIAPGGLEAPMREAVEATHTGYFKVNDMVQGLGWERYPYPVSLDQLLAGNSPDMAMQSNPVTVLTGQPAAGPTLFNKTGSTNGFGAYAAFVPDQRIGIVMLANKNFPIPARITAAHAVLQQLSTGV from the coding sequence ATGTCCATCGCGGGACCTGCCGCCGCACGTCCTGATGCCGTCGCCGCGGCGGTGGACGAAGCGTTCGGACCGCTGCTGGCCGAATACGGCATACCCGGGATGGCCGTCGCGGTGACGGTCGACGGCCGTCAGCACCACTTCACCTACGGAGTCGCGTCGCGGCAGAGTGCGGCCCCGGTGACATCCGAGACGATCTTCGAGATCGGTTCGTTGTCCAAGACTTTCACCGCGACCGCAGCCACCTACGCACAGGCACTCGGACGGATCTCACTCAACGAGCACCCCGGCACGTACCTGCCGGAGTTGGCGGGGCGCGCGATCGACAAAGCGACCCTGCTGAATCTCGGAACCTACACCGCCGGTGGGTTGCCGCTGCAGTTCCCGACGGACGTCACCGATGACGCCCAGATGCAGACCTACTTCCAGCAGTGGACACCTGATGCCGCCCCCGGCGAACAACGCCGGTACTCCAACCCCAGCATCGGACTGCTCGGCCGCGTCACCGCGATCTCCATGAACAGCAGTTTCACCGACCTGCTCCAGGGCCAGGTCTTCCCGAGACTCGGGCTGAGCCGCAGCTACATCGAGGTGCCGCAGTCCCAGATCGACGGCTACGCCTGGGGTTACGACGCCGACGACGTACCGACCCGGGTGAGCCCCGGCGTTCTCGACGCCGAGGCCTACGGCGTGAAGTCCACCGCGGCGGACATGCTCCGTTTCGTCGAAGCGAACATCGCGCCCGGTGGCCTGGAGGCGCCGATGCGCGAAGCAGTCGAGGCAACGCACACCGGGTACTTCAAGGTCAACGACATGGTCCAGGGACTGGGCTGGGAACGGTACCCGTACCCGGTGAGCCTGGACCAGTTGTTGGCCGGAAATTCACCGGACATGGCGATGCAGTCGAACCCTGTGACGGTTCTGACCGGGCAACCTGCGGCGGGTCCCACGCTGTTCAACAAAACGGGGTCCACCAACGGTTTCGGCGCGTACGCCGCATTCGTGCCAGACCAGCGGATCGGCATCGTGATGCTCGCGAACAAGAACTTCCCCATCCCCGCCCGGATCACCGCCGCCCATGCTGTCCTGCAACAGCTTTCCACTGGTGTCTAG
- a CDS encoding SDR family NAD(P)-dependent oxidoreductase: MADRVLDGASIVVVGASGGIGRRIATQLAEQGARLTLVGRDMSALRSLDIDATLLSADLRDAEAGRSIVEAALGADDRIDGVVNAAGVVAFGSLADTDDAVIEDLFLTNVLGPLWLMRAALPALTASRGFIANISAVVAEQPLAGMAAYAASKAALTAADRALSRELRAAGVTVIDARPPHTETGLADRPIAGTAPKLREGLQPDAVAERIIAAIRAGEREVPAEAFGD, from the coding sequence ATGGCAGACCGAGTCCTCGACGGCGCATCGATCGTCGTGGTGGGGGCCAGCGGCGGCATCGGCCGCCGGATCGCGACACAACTCGCCGAACAGGGCGCCCGACTGACGCTGGTCGGCCGTGACATGAGCGCCCTTCGATCACTCGACATCGACGCGACCCTGCTGTCCGCGGATCTGCGCGACGCGGAGGCAGGCAGGTCGATCGTCGAGGCAGCCCTGGGCGCCGACGACCGGATCGACGGTGTGGTCAACGCAGCCGGAGTCGTCGCGTTCGGGTCCCTCGCCGACACCGACGACGCGGTGATCGAAGACTTGTTCCTCACCAATGTGCTGGGACCGCTGTGGCTGATGAGGGCTGCGCTCCCGGCGCTCACCGCGTCCCGTGGTTTCATCGCCAACATCAGCGCCGTGGTCGCCGAGCAGCCTCTTGCCGGCATGGCCGCTTATGCCGCGTCCAAGGCGGCCTTGACCGCCGCAGACCGCGCGCTGAGTCGTGAGCTGCGTGCCGCCGGTGTCACCGTGATCGACGCACGCCCGCCGCACACCGAGACCGGCCTCGCGGACCGCCCGATCGCCGGTACCGCGCCCAAACTCCGGGAAGGCCTGCAACCCGACGCCGTCGCAGAGCGCATCATCGCCGCCATCCGTGCCGGCGAGCGTGAGGTTCCCGCTGAGGCGTTCGGCGACTGA
- a CDS encoding ATP-binding cassette domain-containing protein encodes MSPRSVPSTDGVAVTAHRWGWQHAGQNRWAVSDLDLRIDPGERVLLLGASGSGKSTLLQGLAGLLGGSEEGHESGRLLVDGVRPAENRARIGMVLQDPDSQVILSRVGDDVAFGMENFGVPLEDIWPRVRQALHSVGLELPLPQDTAHLSGGQKQRLALAGVLAMNPGLLLLDEPTANLDPTGVIEVRNAVAAAADLAGTTVVVVEHRTKVWLPVIDRVIVLGPDGDIIADGAPEDTIRRERDHLVRSGIWVPDAPVPRIVRTAAPASEPLLTATDLSVGYRSGPQVRGGLDFAIARGRVTAVTGPNGAGKSTLALTLGGLLPPRGGTLEAQPDFAPSPKNRQPVRWRSKELLTRIASVFQDPEHQFLAATVREEISLGPKALQRDKAEISSLGDALLDRLRLTHLADRSPYTLSGGEKRRLSVATVLMTRPGLIVLDEPTFGQDRRTWSELLNLLAEIADEGTAVVAVTHDAEFVELLADDRIELR; translated from the coding sequence ATGAGCCCGAGATCGGTTCCGTCCACCGACGGGGTTGCGGTGACGGCTCACCGGTGGGGCTGGCAGCACGCCGGGCAGAACCGTTGGGCGGTAAGCGATCTGGACCTTCGCATCGACCCCGGCGAACGGGTGTTGCTGCTGGGGGCGTCGGGGTCGGGCAAGTCGACCCTGCTGCAGGGCCTGGCCGGGCTGCTCGGCGGTTCCGAAGAAGGCCATGAGTCCGGACGCCTGCTCGTCGACGGGGTGCGTCCAGCCGAGAATCGAGCACGGATCGGGATGGTGTTGCAAGACCCGGACTCCCAGGTGATCCTGTCCCGCGTCGGTGACGACGTGGCGTTCGGAATGGAGAACTTCGGCGTGCCACTTGAGGACATCTGGCCGCGTGTTCGCCAGGCGCTGCACTCGGTGGGCCTGGAGCTTCCGCTGCCGCAGGACACCGCCCACCTTTCCGGCGGGCAGAAGCAACGCCTGGCCCTGGCGGGTGTACTCGCGATGAATCCCGGTCTGCTTCTGCTCGACGAGCCGACCGCCAACCTCGACCCGACCGGCGTCATCGAGGTCCGCAATGCCGTGGCCGCCGCCGCTGACCTCGCCGGTACCACCGTCGTCGTCGTCGAACACCGCACCAAGGTCTGGCTTCCCGTCATCGACCGCGTCATCGTTCTCGGCCCCGATGGCGACATCATCGCCGACGGCGCGCCGGAGGACACGATTCGACGGGAACGTGACCATCTCGTGCGGTCCGGAATCTGGGTGCCCGACGCGCCCGTCCCCCGCATCGTCCGCACCGCAGCGCCCGCGTCGGAACCGTTGTTGACGGCAACCGATTTGTCGGTGGGTTACCGCTCTGGGCCGCAGGTGCGAGGCGGACTCGACTTCGCGATCGCCCGGGGGCGAGTCACGGCGGTCACCGGACCCAATGGTGCCGGAAAGTCCACGTTGGCCCTCACACTGGGAGGTCTGCTGCCACCCCGAGGCGGCACCCTCGAGGCACAGCCGGACTTCGCACCGTCGCCGAAGAATCGTCAGCCCGTTCGATGGCGGTCCAAGGAACTCCTCACCCGCATCGCGAGCGTCTTCCAGGATCCGGAGCATCAGTTCCTGGCTGCCACCGTTCGCGAGGAGATCTCCCTCGGACCGAAAGCGCTGCAACGCGACAAGGCCGAGATCAGCTCGCTCGGAGACGCTCTGCTCGACAGGCTGCGCCTGACGCACCTCGCAGACAGAAGCCCCTACACGCTCTCCGGCGGCGAGAAGAGGCGACTGTCCGTCGCGACCGTCCTGATGACCCGACCAGGCCTGATCGTCCTCGACGAACCGACCTTCGGGCAGGATCGCCGTACCTGGTCCGAACTCCTGAACCTGCTGGCCGAGATCGCCGACGAGGGCACTGCCGTGGTCGCGGTCACCCACGATGCCGAGTTCGTCGAACTGCTGGCCGACGACCGGATCGAACTTCGATGA
- a CDS encoding nitroreductase family deazaflavin-dependent oxidoreductase, producing MTEPAELSPTDWVREQTARILEQGTTDGVEIMDRPVVLFTTTGAKSGKKRYVPLMRVEENGKYAMVASKGGDPQHPSWYHNVKAHPQVTAQDGETIVELTAREVDGEERAHWWDLAVQAYPPYAEYQTKTDRLIPVFVLE from the coding sequence GTGACTGAACCAGCTGAACTGAGCCCCACGGACTGGGTCCGCGAACAGACCGCGCGCATTCTCGAACAGGGAACCACCGACGGCGTCGAGATCATGGACCGTCCAGTTGTCCTGTTCACGACCACCGGCGCCAAGTCCGGCAAGAAGCGCTACGTGCCGCTGATGCGCGTGGAGGAGAACGGCAAGTACGCGATGGTCGCGTCCAAGGGCGGCGACCCGCAGCACCCCTCCTGGTACCACAACGTCAAGGCGCACCCGCAGGTGACGGCGCAGGACGGCGAGACGATCGTCGAACTGACCGCACGCGAGGTGGACGGCGAGGAGCGCGCGCACTGGTGGGATCTCGCGGTGCAGGCGTACCCGCCGTACGCCGAGTATCAGACCAAGACCGATCGCCTGATCCCGGTGTTCGTCCTGGAGTAG
- a CDS encoding MFS transporter, whose protein sequence is MQRSFYSLVASGAALIACCYGFARFAYGLFTPVLTEEFGLSSTLVGTIAAGSYVGYCVAIIASATLTRRLGPRLVAIGAGVVATLGMTMVALATSALILAVGVLIAGSSTGIASPPLAAAIAHRISGAAGDRAQTIVNAGTGVGVLVSGPIAFALFDQWRLAWGVYAVIAAVTTIWVAFNVGDTSDSAVEPVQVQRWRTGSFGLVLASLLTGLGSITVWSFGRDQISTGGSASVAVASIAWMVLGAAGIAGAFGGDLAQRIGLRHAWVGTTLAMSCATVVLAIAPWNIVAIMLSVSIFGAAYIGLTGLLLVWSTRVYPDSPSFGVGLSFFMIALGQALGAPTAGALIDAHGATATFILFAMTGATAAVVRPVTAAATASLDRQH, encoded by the coding sequence GTGCAACGATCGTTCTACTCGCTGGTGGCGTCGGGTGCCGCGCTGATCGCGTGCTGCTATGGGTTCGCGCGCTTCGCGTACGGGTTGTTCACGCCGGTGCTCACCGAAGAGTTCGGCCTCAGTTCCACGCTTGTGGGCACCATCGCGGCCGGAAGCTATGTCGGCTACTGCGTCGCGATCATCGCCAGCGCGACGTTGACCAGACGTCTCGGACCACGGTTGGTGGCGATCGGCGCGGGAGTTGTCGCCACGCTGGGCATGACCATGGTCGCGCTGGCAACCTCGGCGTTGATCCTGGCCGTCGGGGTGCTGATCGCCGGGTCCAGCACAGGCATCGCGTCGCCACCGCTGGCCGCGGCCATCGCGCACCGGATCAGCGGTGCCGCCGGTGACCGCGCTCAGACCATCGTGAACGCCGGCACCGGCGTCGGTGTTCTCGTCTCGGGCCCGATCGCCTTCGCCCTGTTCGACCAGTGGCGACTGGCCTGGGGCGTGTACGCGGTCATCGCCGCCGTCACGACGATATGGGTGGCATTCAACGTCGGTGACACATCGGACTCCGCCGTCGAACCGGTGCAGGTCCAACGTTGGCGCACCGGGAGTTTCGGTCTGGTGCTGGCGTCGTTGCTCACCGGCCTCGGCAGCATCACGGTGTGGAGTTTCGGCCGCGATCAGATCAGCACCGGCGGGTCCGCCAGCGTCGCTGTCGCATCGATCGCGTGGATGGTGCTGGGGGCAGCGGGTATCGCCGGTGCGTTCGGCGGCGACCTGGCCCAACGGATCGGCCTCAGGCATGCGTGGGTGGGCACCACCCTCGCGATGTCCTGCGCTACCGTCGTTCTCGCGATCGCCCCGTGGAACATCGTCGCGATCATGCTCTCCGTCAGCATCTTCGGGGCGGCCTACATCGGGCTGACGGGGCTGCTCCTGGTGTGGAGTACACGGGTCTACCCGGACTCGCCATCGTTCGGAGTCGGGTTGTCGTTCTTCATGATTGCGCTCGGTCAGGCCCTGGGCGCGCCCACCGCGGGTGCGCTGATCGACGCACACGGAGCCACTGCCACGTTCATCCTGTTTGCGATGACGGGTGCCACGGCCGCCGTCGTGCGTCCCGTCACGGCCGCGGCCACGGCCTCGTTGGACCGTCAGCACTGA
- a CDS encoding PHB depolymerase family esterase, which produces MSSGFEAPRRRRRWPWIVSGIVGVLVSVAGAATAAFQYGLPWWMGEGDHNRVYDGDAGSVRYQVHLPPQYDGTTALPVIMAIHGCGMTGYGWNSMKSTTQFNSLADREGFIVVYPTQRMFRSAVNCWNSADPREQHRHTGDPALLAGVAGEVIEEFNADAAQVHVAGASSGAGTALILAATYPDVFATATSVAGGEYGLNQVDPEDPDATAPQYTARQAWSQMGERARQVPLLVFQGADDDVVPPLVGARLVEHWTAVGDLVDDGLLNDSLPLVEETGTVPSVPGRHAYTHTTVTAPEGNSIVESYFVQEMGHAWPGPDSDGLYTDRAGPDASAIVWDFAERHPMA; this is translated from the coding sequence GTGTCTAGCGGATTCGAGGCTCCTCGCAGACGTCGGCGATGGCCGTGGATCGTCTCCGGAATCGTCGGCGTCCTGGTGAGCGTGGCGGGCGCCGCGACGGCAGCGTTCCAGTACGGCCTTCCCTGGTGGATGGGGGAGGGTGACCACAATCGCGTCTACGACGGCGATGCCGGATCGGTGCGCTATCAGGTCCACCTTCCGCCGCAGTACGACGGCACGACTGCGTTACCGGTGATCATGGCGATCCACGGGTGCGGAATGACCGGCTACGGCTGGAATTCCATGAAGTCCACCACCCAGTTCAACAGCCTGGCCGACCGCGAGGGCTTCATCGTCGTGTACCCGACGCAGCGGATGTTCCGTAGCGCGGTCAACTGCTGGAACTCGGCCGATCCCCGGGAGCAGCATCGCCACACCGGCGACCCCGCGTTGCTCGCCGGGGTGGCTGGGGAGGTGATCGAGGAGTTCAATGCCGATGCGGCCCAGGTGCACGTCGCCGGGGCATCCTCGGGTGCCGGTACCGCGCTGATCCTCGCCGCGACCTACCCCGATGTGTTCGCGACGGCGACGTCGGTCGCCGGGGGTGAGTACGGGTTGAACCAGGTGGATCCGGAGGACCCCGACGCCACGGCACCGCAGTACACCGCACGCCAGGCGTGGTCGCAGATGGGCGAGCGTGCCCGGCAGGTGCCGCTGCTGGTATTCCAGGGCGCCGACGATGACGTCGTTCCGCCCCTTGTCGGGGCACGTCTGGTCGAGCACTGGACTGCGGTCGGTGATCTTGTCGACGACGGCCTTCTGAATGACAGCCTGCCGCTCGTCGAGGAAACCGGCACGGTGCCGTCCGTTCCCGGCCGGCATGCGTATACCCACACGACTGTCACTGCGCCGGAGGGCAACTCGATTGTCGAGTCGTACTTCGTGCAGGAGATGGGGCACGCGTGGCCGGGCCCCGACAGCGACGGCTTGTACACCGATCGCGCCGGTCCCGACGCCAGCGCGATCGTGTGGGATTTCGCCGAGCGTCATCCGATGGCCTAG
- a CDS encoding GlxA family transcriptional regulator: MAGDSGHAQNARTVVFALYDKVTLQDVAAPLEIFARANDFGAAYRVLLASPTGAAVGTTAFASLSVDVSLAEVPDSIDTLLVPGGVPAEFTFTPGLHDIPEEPTPDAVPDALEMVRVLAPRARRVASVCTGAFVLAAHGLLDGRRATTHWAHCQELARNYPKVKVDPDSLFVQDGRYITGAGITAGIDLALALVESDYGPAVARRVARWMVVFLQRPGGQAQFSVWAESAFPVVGGLREVVDSVIADPGADHSIASLATRAALSERHLVRMFRDQVGMTPARFVEQARLEAAKVLLATGDHSQDTVARRAGFGTPDTMRRTFRRNLGVSPGVYRNRFRTTGIHQ, from the coding sequence ATGGCCGGCGATTCAGGACATGCGCAGAACGCCAGAACAGTGGTGTTCGCGTTATACGACAAGGTGACCCTGCAGGACGTCGCGGCACCGCTGGAGATCTTCGCCCGCGCGAACGACTTCGGGGCCGCCTACCGGGTGCTGCTGGCCTCCCCGACGGGAGCGGCGGTCGGCACAACGGCGTTCGCCTCGCTGAGCGTGGACGTCTCGCTGGCCGAGGTCCCCGACTCGATCGACACCCTGCTGGTGCCGGGCGGCGTCCCGGCCGAGTTCACCTTCACCCCCGGCCTGCACGACATCCCTGAAGAGCCGACACCCGATGCGGTCCCCGATGCGCTGGAGATGGTGCGCGTCCTCGCGCCGCGGGCGCGCCGGGTGGCCTCGGTGTGCACCGGCGCATTCGTTCTCGCCGCCCACGGACTGCTGGACGGCCGCCGGGCGACCACCCACTGGGCGCACTGCCAGGAACTTGCTCGCAACTATCCGAAGGTGAAGGTGGACCCGGACTCGCTGTTCGTCCAGGACGGCCGCTACATCACCGGCGCCGGCATCACCGCCGGCATCGACCTCGCGCTCGCCCTTGTGGAGAGCGACTACGGCCCGGCGGTGGCGCGCCGCGTCGCGCGGTGGATGGTCGTGTTCCTGCAGCGACCCGGTGGGCAGGCGCAGTTCAGTGTGTGGGCCGAATCGGCGTTCCCGGTCGTGGGTGGGCTGCGTGAGGTCGTGGATTCCGTCATCGCCGATCCCGGCGCCGACCACTCCATCGCCTCGTTGGCCACCCGCGCCGCGCTCAGCGAGCGGCATCTGGTGCGGATGTTCCGTGATCAGGTCGGGATGACACCGGCCAGATTCGTCGAGCAGGCCCGACTGGAAGCGGCCAAGGTCCTCCTCGCGACAGGAGACCACAGCCAGGACACCGTCGCCCGCCGCGCCGGGTTCGGAACCCCGGACACCATGCGACGCACATTCCGGCGCAACCTCGGTGTGTCACCCGGCGTGTACCGAAACCGCTTCCGCACCACGGGTATCCACCAGTAG
- a CDS encoding alpha/beta hydrolase, with protein MRHSVRSGGAFVALLVLMTGCATAPQEAPPPHDASTSGLDRFYGQELSWGACEDYAITTIEQVVFAGAETAECGRLEVPLDYQDPEGRTAKLAVMRVPARGEAIGSLVMNPGGPGGSGLFGAAATAASLPESRVTERFDIVGFDPRGVGASEPAIDCYSDAEAERGDVWLSTQGSTVEWSQEDTKQIFDRCAEGSGGAEVLAGVGTRDAARDIDVLRAVLGDEQLTFLGQSYGTRLGAVYAEQFPQNVRAMLLDGGIDPHQATFERRVGAYAGFQRAFDQMAEFCVTQDDCPLGDDPERAVEVFQQIMRPLRGAPIPALDTELDFDEGIGGVVSGLYAEEAWPRIITGINQVRQGRGDALLQIGYDFALSGPEIGWTNLPEANYAINCMDEDRLTEEQGNALRRAILDAAPFMDPGVALTGARDGCEHWSAEPTLGFPYATDIDGLAPTLVVSITGDPTTPHAGGVNLARTLGSALLTVEGEGHTVVAGGTNACVDDIAADYLIDLTLPPAGATCPL; from the coding sequence ATGCGGCATTCAGTGCGATCCGGCGGCGCGTTCGTTGCACTCCTGGTCCTGATGACGGGCTGTGCGACGGCACCGCAAGAAGCGCCACCGCCGCACGACGCGTCGACGTCCGGACTCGACCGGTTCTACGGTCAAGAGCTCTCCTGGGGAGCGTGCGAGGACTATGCGATCACGACGATCGAGCAGGTGGTCTTCGCAGGCGCTGAAACGGCCGAGTGCGGCCGCCTCGAGGTGCCGCTGGACTACCAGGATCCCGAAGGCAGGACCGCGAAGCTCGCCGTCATGCGGGTTCCCGCGCGAGGCGAGGCGATCGGTTCTCTCGTCATGAACCCGGGAGGTCCGGGTGGCTCGGGGTTGTTCGGCGCCGCCGCCACGGCCGCGTCGCTGCCGGAAAGCCGAGTGACCGAACGCTTCGACATCGTCGGCTTCGATCCCCGCGGGGTGGGTGCCTCAGAGCCGGCGATCGACTGCTACTCCGATGCCGAAGCCGAGCGTGGGGACGTGTGGCTGTCCACCCAGGGCAGCACTGTCGAATGGTCGCAGGAGGATACGAAGCAGATCTTCGACCGGTGTGCCGAGGGCTCCGGCGGGGCCGAGGTGCTCGCCGGCGTCGGCACCCGGGACGCTGCCCGCGACATCGACGTGCTGCGCGCGGTGCTCGGTGACGAGCAACTCACATTCCTGGGGCAGAGCTACGGAACACGACTGGGTGCGGTGTACGCCGAGCAGTTCCCGCAGAACGTCCGAGCCATGCTCCTCGACGGCGGCATCGACCCGCACCAGGCGACGTTCGAGCGCCGCGTCGGCGCCTACGCCGGATTCCAAAGAGCTTTCGACCAGATGGCCGAGTTCTGTGTCACGCAGGACGACTGCCCGCTCGGCGACGATCCGGAGCGGGCTGTCGAGGTGTTCCAGCAGATCATGCGGCCGCTCCGCGGCGCGCCGATCCCGGCGTTGGATACCGAGCTCGACTTCGATGAAGGGATCGGCGGCGTGGTCTCGGGCCTCTACGCCGAGGAGGCGTGGCCGCGCATCATCACCGGTATCAACCAGGTCCGGCAGGGCAGAGGCGACGCGCTGCTGCAGATCGGCTACGACTTCGCCCTCAGCGGTCCCGAAATCGGCTGGACCAACCTGCCCGAAGCGAATTACGCCATCAACTGCATGGACGAGGATCGACTGACCGAAGAGCAGGGCAACGCGCTGCGCCGGGCGATTCTCGACGCCGCACCGTTCATGGATCCCGGCGTCGCCTTGACGGGAGCGCGCGACGGGTGTGAGCACTGGTCCGCCGAGCCGACGCTCGGTTTCCCGTACGCCACCGACATCGACGGGCTTGCGCCCACCCTTGTGGTGTCGATCACGGGAGACCCCACGACTCCGCACGCCGGCGGTGTCAATCTCGCGAGAACGCTTGGCAGTGCGCTGCTCACCGTCGAGGGGGAGGGGCACACTGTGGTGGCCGGGGGCACCAACGCGTGCGTCGACGACATCGCCGCCGACTACTTGATCGACCTCACGCTGCCACCGGCGGGTGCCACATGTCCTCTGTGA
- a CDS encoding TetR/AcrR family transcriptional regulator: MPPIRQPARERLLRAADELFYANGIAATGVDAVVSRAGVATGSLYKNFSGKDDLVAAYLTDRDQRFRTLWESQIDAATSPVDRLLAIFGATDEWARHSDVRRGCAHVAAAAQLPQGHAGISAAVEHKRFVITRLTSLAEAAGLRDPCRAAGDIALIYDGMLSALAIGVDAAPVERGLRLAELVIERERRRRI, translated from the coding sequence ATGCCACCGATTCGGCAACCCGCCCGCGAACGCCTGCTGCGTGCCGCCGACGAGTTGTTCTACGCCAACGGAATTGCGGCCACCGGTGTCGACGCCGTCGTCTCGAGGGCCGGCGTGGCCACCGGATCGCTCTACAAGAACTTCAGCGGCAAGGACGACCTCGTCGCCGCGTACCTCACTGACCGCGACCAGCGCTTCCGCACGCTGTGGGAATCTCAGATCGATGCGGCGACCAGCCCGGTCGACCGACTGCTGGCCATCTTCGGCGCCACCGATGAGTGGGCGCGTCATTCGGATGTGCGGCGAGGATGTGCCCACGTCGCCGCGGCAGCACAGCTGCCGCAGGGCCACGCCGGCATCAGTGCGGCCGTCGAGCACAAGCGTTTTGTGATCACCCGGCTCACGTCACTGGCCGAGGCAGCCGGACTTCGCGATCCGTGTCGCGCGGCAGGCGACATCGCGCTGATCTACGACGGGATGCTCAGCGCACTGGCGATCGGCGTCGATGCGGCACCGGTCGAGCGAGGTCTGCGCCTGGCCGAGCTTGTCATCGAGCGGGAACGTCGACGGCGAATCTGA
- a CDS encoding energy-coupling factor transporter transmembrane component T, with translation MTSAVAAPPHAARPSINPVAKLATAAVIALTLVLSVDWVSALTALLLEIPLFIALGVRLRAFLIRGALITVAAALTALTNLLYGEVRGTVHWHFLLINVSDGSIELALAMFLRVLAIALPSVLLFVDVDPTELADGLGQTLKLPARFVVGALAGMRLVGLLQQDWQYLGYARRARGVADHARLRRFLGQAFALLVFALRRGSKLATAMEARGFGAYPTRTWARPSSFGLREFALIAAGVGIAAAAVSVSIAFGTWHFIGGR, from the coding sequence ATGACATCGGCCGTCGCCGCCCCGCCCCATGCTGCTCGACCCAGCATCAACCCGGTGGCCAAACTGGCGACCGCAGCAGTCATCGCCCTGACGCTGGTGCTCAGCGTCGATTGGGTCTCCGCGCTCACCGCGCTGCTGTTGGAGATCCCGCTGTTCATTGCGCTCGGAGTTCGTCTGCGTGCCTTCCTGATTCGCGGCGCGCTGATCACCGTCGCGGCGGCGCTGACGGCCCTGACCAATCTGCTGTACGGCGAGGTGCGCGGTACCGTCCATTGGCACTTCCTGCTGATCAACGTCAGCGACGGATCCATCGAACTCGCACTCGCGATGTTCCTGCGGGTCTTGGCGATCGCGCTTCCCTCGGTCCTGCTGTTCGTCGATGTCGATCCGACCGAACTCGCCGATGGCTTGGGACAGACACTCAAACTGCCCGCCCGGTTTGTGGTCGGAGCGCTGGCCGGAATGCGACTTGTCGGACTGTTACAGCAGGATTGGCAGTACCTGGGCTACGCGCGCAGAGCACGCGGGGTCGCCGACCACGCCCGACTGCGACGTTTTCTCGGTCAAGCCTTCGCACTGCTGGTCTTTGCGCTGCGGCGCGGATCCAAGCTTGCGACCGCGATGGAGGCACGGGGCTTCGGCGCCTATCCGACCCGCACCTGGGCGCGGCCCTCGTCATTCGGGCTGCGGGAGTTCGCCCTCATCGCCGCCGGGGTGGGCATCGCAGCCGCCGCCGTCTCCGTCTCCATCGCGTTCGGCACCTGGCACTTCATCGGCGGGCGCTGA
- a CDS encoding ECF transporter S component, translating to MDEQNTDHRPATRWRVVDIVVASVLAVAAGLVFVFWNIASNPLSAPLIALLPGLQGLVGGGWLFAGVLTALVIRKPGAALYGELVAATVSALVGNQWGVMTIESGLVQGLGAELVFAVFLYRRWNLPVAVLSGAVAGVALAINELIIYYPGSTTAFAVIFTVSAVVSGALIAGVLSWFVVRGLAKTGALSRFDSGRVASPAAR from the coding sequence ATGGACGAGCAGAACACCGATCACAGGCCCGCAACGCGCTGGCGCGTCGTCGACATCGTGGTCGCCAGCGTGCTGGCGGTGGCCGCCGGCCTCGTCTTCGTCTTCTGGAACATCGCATCCAATCCCCTCTCCGCCCCGTTGATCGCCCTACTACCCGGCCTGCAGGGACTTGTCGGCGGTGGATGGCTGTTCGCCGGCGTGCTGACCGCACTGGTCATCCGCAAGCCCGGCGCCGCCCTGTACGGCGAACTGGTGGCGGCCACGGTGTCGGCGCTGGTCGGCAACCAGTGGGGTGTCATGACCATCGAATCGGGACTGGTTCAGGGCCTGGGCGCCGAACTGGTTTTTGCGGTGTTCCTCTACCGACGCTGGAACCTGCCGGTGGCCGTCCTGTCGGGCGCGGTCGCCGGAGTGGCGCTGGCCATCAACGAGCTGATCATCTACTACCCCGGATCGACAACGGCTTTCGCCGTCATCTTCACGGTGTCGGCAGTGGTCTCCGGTGCGCTCATCGCCGGCGTGCTGTCGTGGTTCGTGGTCCGCGGGCTGGCGAAGACCGGCGCTCTCAGTCGATTCGACTCCGGCAGAGTAGCGAGTCCTGCCGCACGATGA